The stretch of DNA GCGCATCAGGGAATGACGGTCCTGCATGGCGAAGGCGTCGAGATCGCCGGCCTTGCCATATTCGGCCTGGGCTACGGCATTCCCGAGACGCCGTTCGGCGCCTGGTCCTGCGACATGGGCGAGACAGACGCCGCGGCGCTGCTGGAACGCTGTGCGCGCGCCGATATCCTGGTGACCCACTCGCCGCCGAAGGGCGCGGTGGACGTCACCTCGCAGGGCCGCTCGGTCGGCTCAACCGCGATCCGCGACGCGATCCTGCGGCTGCGACCGCGGCTTGCGGTCTGCGGCCATATCCACGACAGCTGGGGCCGCTCCGCCACGATCGGCGCCACGCAAGTCCGCAATCTTGGCCCCACGCCAAACTGGTTCGAGGTCTGATCCCATGTCCCGCATCGACGAAACCCGCGAGTTCATCCCGGTCCGCATCGCCGTTCTCACGGTCTCGGACACCCGCACCCTGACGGAGGACCGCTCCGGCCAGACGCTGGTGGACCGTATCGCCGAGGCGGGGCACCTGCTGGCCGATCGCAGGATCGTGCAGGATGAACGCGCGCTGATCGCGGATACGCTGCGGGAATGGATCGCGGACCCCGCCGTGGACGTGGTCATATCGACCGGCGGCACCGGCCTCACGGGGCGCGACGTGACCGTCGAGGCGCATCGGGACGTCTATGAAAAAGAGATCGATGCCTTCTCGACCGTGTTCACCCATGTCTCGATGGCCAAGATCGGCACCTCGGCGGTGCAGAGCAGGGCGTGCGGCGGCGTTGCTGGCGGCACTTATCTCTTCGCGCTGCCGGGCAGCCCCGGCGGCTGCCGCGACGCCTGGGACGAGATCCTGAAATGGCAGCTCGACTACCGCCACCGCCCCTGCAACTTCGTCGAGATCATGCCCCGGCTGGAAGAACACAAGCGCCGCAAGTGAGTGGGGGGCCTGCGTCAGGGGGCCGTGGGGCAGCCGGCAAGTTCGACCGCGCGGCCGGGTCCGAACAGGGTCATCCGCAGCGCCCCGCGATCCAGCGCGAAAGGCCCCTCGCCGAAATAGGCAAGCCCTGCCGCCACCTCCAGCGTGTCTGCCGCGCCGGATACCTGTTCGGGGTCGATCCACACATCTTCCGACCCGCTTTCGATCACCACCATCTCGGGTGTCCAGCTGCGGCCGGGCCAGTCCATCGCTGCCGTCAGCGCGAAATCGTCCCCGGCAGGGTGGATCGTGCAGCGATGCCCGGTGATGCCCGCCTCGGCCGCGCCCAGCGCCGTGGTGCCCAGCGCCGCGCGGATCGCACCCGCGCCCTGCTGCTCGCCCGGCTGGATGTCCAGCGCCTCGACCGTTTCGGCGGGGATGCAGACGTCGGAGCAGACGCCGTAGAACATCGACAGGTTCAGTTCGAGCTGCGCGTCGGGCCGCTCGGGCGTGATCTCGATCGGCAGGATCACCTCGTTGCTGTAGCCGATGCTGGTCGCGCCGAAGCTTTCGAAGATCTCGGGCCGTGGCCAGTGCACGACGGCCCGGGCGACATTGTCGGACCTGCTCCAGTCGAATACCGGCGGGATGCCGTTACCCTGCGGGGCGCGCCAATACGTCTTCCAGCCGGGCGCAAGCACGATGCGCAGCCCGGCCATGCGGTTCCCGTTCTCCAGTTCCCAGCCGGGCATGAGGTCCACCGCCGACACGTCCTGCTGGGCCCGCGCCGGATGGCCAGGGACTGCAAGTGCCACGAGGGCCACGGAAAGACTCAGGAATCGCGCCACCATGGCACATGCTTAGGCCTCGCGCGCAGCGGGGGGAAGTCACAAGCCGGAGAGTTGCCGCTTGTGTCATCGCCGGGCGAGGGGCATGTTTCGGCCATGATCAAGCCCGGCGAAGATACCCCCTCGGCCGATGCCGAGTTCCTTGAAGGCAAGCTTCTCGTCGCCATGCCGGGCATGGGCGATCCGCGATTCGACCGCTCGGTGATCTTCATGTGCGCCCATTCCTCCGAGGGCGCGATGGGGCTGATGATCAACAAGCGCGCCGAGGAGCTGACCTTCCGCGAACTGCTGGACCAGCTCGACATTCCCGTCGCGCATCCGGTGCAGACGCCAACGGTCTATTTCGGTGGCCCGGTCGAACATGGCCGCGGCTTCGTGCTGCACAGTGCCGATTACAGCACGACCGGCTCTACCATGAGCGTGCGCAACAGCTTCGGCGTGACCGCGACGCTCAGCATCCTGCGCGATATCGCCGAGGGGCGCGGCCCGCGTGCGGCACTTCTGACCCTGGGTTATGCCGGCTGGGCGCCCGGCCAGCTTGAGCAGGAGATCCAGGCGAATGGCTGGCTGACCTGTGACGCGGACGAGGCGATCGTCTTCGATACCGCGCCGGAAAAGCGCTGGGCCGCGGCGCTGAGCCGGATCGGGATCGACCCGCGCCTGCTGTCTGCGGAAGGCGGCCGCGCCTAGCTGTCCCTTGGTGCCGCCGCGCGGCGCAGCCGGTCGTTGATGGCGCGGCCCAGCCCGTGATCGGGCACGGGGTCGACCAGCACGCGGCTCACGCCCATTTCCCGCGCCAGCGCGTCGATGGCGTGAAGATGGGCGAACAGCTTCGCCGCCGCCTCACGCAGGTCGCGCCGTTCGGACAGGCTGAGCCCCCGGCGCCCCGCAAGCGGCCCGAAGGCCAGCCATAGCGCGCCTGCATCGGCCACATCCGCGTTCAGGACAAGATCCACACCGGGAGCATAGTGCGATTTCAGCTGTCCGGGTGCCGTGATGTCCCCGGAGATGTCTGTCGCGACCGCCTCGCCCAGGGCGTCCTCCAGTGCCTCGAGCGGCAGGCCGCCGGGGCGCAGCAGCAAGGGCGCGTCCCCGGTCAGGCCGAGTATGGTCGATTCGACGCCCACGCCCGTCGGCCCTCCGTCCAGCACCGCCGCGATGCGACCCGACAGCCCGTCCAGCACATGATCGGCCGTGGTCGGGCTGATCCGGCCAGAGGGGTTGGCGGACGGTGCCGCGACCGGACCGCCGAATTCCCTCAGCAGCGCCTGCGCCAGCGGATGCTCGGGCACGCGGATGGCCACGCTGGGCAGCCCCGCCGTCACCAGGTCGGCCACGCGCGCCCCCTCGGCCAGCGGCAGGACCAGTGTCAGCGGGCCGGGCCAGAACGCATCGGCCAGTGCAAGCGCGCGGGCGTCGAAGCGGGCGATCTTTCGCGCCGCTTCCAGATCCGGGACATGCACGATCAGCGGATTGAAGCGTGGCCGGCCCTTGGCCTCGAACACGCTGGCGACCGCGCGCGGATTGGTCGCGTCCGCGCCCAGCCCGTAGACCGTCTCTGTCGGAAAGGCGACAAGCTCGCCCGCGCGCAGCAATCCGGCCGCCGCGCGGATCCCGCGCGGGGTTGCGGAAAGCCTGATCGTGTTCTGCGTTTCGCTGGTCGACATGACGCGGGGTTGGCGCTTGTCCGGCGGTTGGCCGGGAATTAGGGTTCCCCGCAGCGATATGGGAACGCAGGCCGCGCCTCAAGCGGCAATCGGGAGGACGGTCGATGACCTATCACGCGCCAGTGGCCGACATGCGCTTCTATCTGGACCGGGTGCTGGGGGCGGACCGGCTGGCCGCGACGGCACTTTTCGCCGAGGCGACCGCAGACACCGCCGAGGCCATCCTGGCCGAAGCGTCGCGGCTGGCGCAGGACGTGCTGGCGCCGCTGAACCGGGCCGGCGACCTCCATCCGGCACGGCTGGAAAATGGCGTGGTGCGCACCTCGCCGGGCTTTGCCAGCGGCTACCGCGCGATCGCCGAAGGGGGCTGGGTGGGCATGTCCGGCGCGCCCGACTGGGGCGGCATGGGCCTGCCGATGACCCTGGCCACCTGCGTGAACGAGATGATGGCCAGCGCCTGCCTGTCGCTGTCGCTGAACCCGCTGATGACCCAGGGCCAGATCGAGGCGCTGGAGCATCACGCCGCGGACGATATCCGCGACCTGTATCTGCCGAAGCTGAACTCCGGCGAGTGGACCGGCACGATGAACCTGACCGAGCCGCAGGCCGGTTCGGATGTGGGCGCCCTTCGCACCAAGGCGGAACCGAACGTCGACGGCACCTACGCGATCACCGGGCAGAAGATCTACATCTCCTGGGGCGATCACGACATGGCCGGGAATGTCTGCCACCTGGTGCTGGCGCGGCTGCCCGATGGTGCCCCGGGCACGAGGGGGATCAGCCTGTTCCTGGTGCCGAAATTCATCCCCGATGCGCAGGGGCGGCCCGGGGTGGCCAACAGCCTTCGCCCGATCAGCCTGGAGCACAAGATGGGCCTGCATGGCTCGCCCACGGCGGTGATGGAATACGACCGCGCCACCGGCTGGCTGGTCGGCCCGCCGCAGGGCGGCATGGCGGCGATGTTCACCATGATGAACAACGCCCGCCTCGGCGTTGGCGTCCAGGGGCT from Halovulum dunhuangense encodes:
- a CDS encoding metallophosphoesterase family protein; protein product: MTRILAFSDLHLSRGRAEALVAASADADLVIGAGDFCNQREGLVGAMSMLKDMTRPFVMVPGNAESAGELREAAHQGMTVLHGEGVEIAGLAIFGLGYGIPETPFGAWSCDMGETDAAALLERCARADILVTHSPPKGAVDVTSQGRSVGSTAIRDAILRLRPRLAVCGHIHDSWGRSATIGATQVRNLGPTPNWFEV
- the moaB gene encoding molybdenum cofactor biosynthesis protein B; the encoded protein is MSRIDETREFIPVRIAVLTVSDTRTLTEDRSGQTLVDRIAEAGHLLADRRIVQDERALIADTLREWIADPAVDVVISTGGTGLTGRDVTVEAHRDVYEKEIDAFSTVFTHVSMAKIGTSAVQSRACGGVAGGTYLFALPGSPGGCRDAWDEILKWQLDYRHRPCNFVEIMPRLEEHKRRK
- a CDS encoding protein-disulfide reductase DsbD domain-containing protein, with translation MVARFLSLSVALVALAVPGHPARAQQDVSAVDLMPGWELENGNRMAGLRIVLAPGWKTYWRAPQGNGIPPVFDWSRSDNVARAVVHWPRPEIFESFGATSIGYSNEVILPIEITPERPDAQLELNLSMFYGVCSDVCIPAETVEALDIQPGEQQGAGAIRAALGTTALGAAEAGITGHRCTIHPAGDDFALTAAMDWPGRSWTPEMVVIESGSEDVWIDPEQVSGAADTLEVAAGLAYFGEGPFALDRGALRMTLFGPGRAVELAGCPTAP
- a CDS encoding YqgE/AlgH family protein is translated as MIKPGEDTPSADAEFLEGKLLVAMPGMGDPRFDRSVIFMCAHSSEGAMGLMINKRAEELTFRELLDQLDIPVAHPVQTPTVYFGGPVEHGRGFVLHSADYSTTGSTMSVRNSFGVTATLSILRDIAEGRGPRAALLTLGYAGWAPGQLEQEIQANGWLTCDADEAIVFDTAPEKRWAAALSRIGIDPRLLSAEGGRA
- a CDS encoding L-threonylcarbamoyladenylate synthase, which translates into the protein MSTSETQNTIRLSATPRGIRAAAGLLRAGELVAFPTETVYGLGADATNPRAVASVFEAKGRPRFNPLIVHVPDLEAARKIARFDARALALADAFWPGPLTLVLPLAEGARVADLVTAGLPSVAIRVPEHPLAQALLREFGGPVAAPSANPSGRISPTTADHVLDGLSGRIAAVLDGGPTGVGVESTILGLTGDAPLLLRPGGLPLEALEDALGEAVATDISGDITAPGQLKSHYAPGVDLVLNADVADAGALWLAFGPLAGRRGLSLSERRDLREAAAKLFAHLHAIDALAREMGVSRVLVDPVPDHGLGRAINDRLRRAAAPRDS
- a CDS encoding acyl-CoA dehydrogenase, giving the protein MTYHAPVADMRFYLDRVLGADRLAATALFAEATADTAEAILAEASRLAQDVLAPLNRAGDLHPARLENGVVRTSPGFASGYRAIAEGGWVGMSGAPDWGGMGLPMTLATCVNEMMASACLSLSLNPLMTQGQIEALEHHAADDIRDLYLPKLNSGEWTGTMNLTEPQAGSDVGALRTKAEPNVDGTYAITGQKIYISWGDHDMAGNVCHLVLARLPDGAPGTRGISLFLVPKFIPDAQGRPGVANSLRPISLEHKMGLHGSPTAVMEYDRATGWLVGPPQGGMAAMFTMMNNARLGVGVQGLSQAEAAFQKALAYARDRRQGRSPLAEGTGTILDHADVRRMLMTMKALTVMVRAICLDCAFSLDMARAAETGQEAWAARGAVLTPIAKAFGTDTGCRVAELGVQVHGGMGYVEETGAAQFYRDVRVTAIYEGTNGIQAMDLVARKLADGGAAQRALLDEVGATVRAASAAHPDLADTLDAARQALEETVTAFVAAPDLNERFAGATPYLRAFGLTLGGHYLLKAALAGDADRLALARFGIRHLLPEVPALCASARAGAEDLYALSPEALAS